From a single Candidatus Hydrogenedentota bacterium genomic region:
- a CDS encoding Gfo/Idh/MocA family oxidoreductase, whose protein sequence is MSQNDLTRRAFLAATTTTAILATTRIRANDAQVIPRKLSPNEKLNVAGVGVGGQGLTDIMNCRKENVVALCDVDWERAGEAFYKLPDAKQYKDYRKMLEAMPEIDAVTVSTPDFMHATVAYAAMTLGKHVYVQKPLAHTPKEARLLTRTAAATGVATQMGNQGHSGSGAREFCEIFWSGAIGEVREAHAWTDRPGDRWHRDPAGINAGQPVPEKMDWELWQGNGARRPYSDILHPNKWRVWWDYGCGALGDMACHIMDPAYWALKLGEATHFSVEVVEAEGQNEVQVPTGSVIKYSFPERSGLPPVDFYWHDGDNRPARPEGIPDSEMLGDKDGGSFLIGSSGLLGTGTYGMTTKLLPEARMAGYTLPPETIPRVKGSHYRNWLEACKGGAPACSNFSYAGPFAEMVLVGNIALRTGSKVEYDFVNGTVKDNPAASALLTRSYQPGWELTFDG, encoded by the coding sequence ATGTCCCAGAACGATCTCACCCGCCGGGCCTTTCTGGCCGCCACGACGACCACCGCCATCCTGGCGACGACGCGGATTCGCGCGAATGATGCCCAGGTGATTCCGCGCAAACTTTCCCCGAACGAGAAGCTCAATGTGGCGGGTGTGGGTGTGGGTGGCCAGGGGCTGACCGACATCATGAACTGCCGCAAGGAAAATGTGGTGGCGCTGTGCGATGTGGACTGGGAGCGGGCGGGGGAGGCGTTCTACAAGCTGCCGGATGCGAAGCAGTACAAAGACTATCGCAAGATGCTGGAGGCGATGCCGGAGATCGATGCGGTGACGGTGTCCACGCCGGATTTCATGCATGCAACGGTGGCCTACGCGGCGATGACACTGGGCAAGCATGTGTATGTGCAGAAGCCGCTGGCGCATACGCCGAAGGAAGCGCGGCTGCTCACGCGGACGGCGGCGGCGACGGGCGTGGCGACGCAAATGGGGAATCAGGGCCACTCGGGGAGCGGCGCGCGGGAATTTTGCGAGATTTTCTGGTCGGGCGCGATTGGTGAGGTGCGCGAGGCCCACGCGTGGACGGATCGTCCGGGTGATCGCTGGCACCGAGACCCTGCGGGCATTAATGCGGGTCAGCCTGTTCCGGAAAAAATGGACTGGGAACTCTGGCAGGGCAACGGCGCGCGCCGTCCCTACAGCGATATTCTCCATCCGAACAAGTGGCGGGTGTGGTGGGACTATGGCTGCGGCGCGCTGGGCGATATGGCGTGCCACATCATGGACCCGGCCTACTGGGCCTTGAAGCTGGGTGAGGCAACCCACTTCAGCGTGGAGGTGGTCGAGGCCGAAGGACAGAACGAGGTGCAGGTGCCTACGGGATCGGTCATCAAATACAGCTTTCCAGAGCGGTCTGGCCTTCCGCCGGTGGATTTCTATTGGCACGATGGCGACAACAGGCCCGCGCGCCCCGAGGGCATCCCGGATTCGGAGATGCTGGGAGACAAGGACGGCGGGTCCTTCCTCATCGGAAGCAGCGGCCTGCTCGGCACGGGGACCTACGGCATGACCACAAAGCTGCTGCCCGAGGCCCGGATGGCGGGCTATACCCTTCCGCCGGAGACGATACCCCGCGTGAAAGGGTCCCACTACCGGAACTGGCTCGAAGCCTGTAAGGGCGGTGCGCCGGCGTGCTCCAATTTCAGCTATGCGGGCCCCTTCGCGGAGATGGTGCTGGTGGGGAATATCGCCCTGCGCACGGGGAGCAAGGTGGAGTATGATTTCGTGAACGGTACGGTGAAAGACAACCCGGCAGCCTCGGCGCTGCTGACGAGAAGCTACCAGCCAGGGTGGGAGTTGACCTTTGACGGTTGA
- a CDS encoding Gfo/Idh/MocA family oxidoreductase gives MSDSRLSRRAFLAATTTTAALAMSDYASAKPNTARVVPKKFSPNDKLNIAAIGSGGKGLSDIMGCHALGENIVALCDVDWERAGEAFYKLPNAKQHKDFRKMLEEMPEIDAVTISTPDHTHAPAAYLAMNLGKHVYVQKPLTHTVAEARLLTNVAKETGVITQMGNQGNSGNGVRELCEMVWSGAIGDVTKVHTWSNRPIWPQGIAAPLPGEPVPATMDWDLWIGPAPTRAYNAKYAPFNWRGWWDFGCGALGDMACHIMDPCYRALKLNEAEYFTVESIQDGMTDQCPPLSSVVKYSFPARAGMPPVEILWYDGKIMPPRPEGIKDDVKLGDGSNGSTFYGTSGIMTTGTYGGESRLIPDDKMAAYTKPEATIPRVENEDHYKNWIDGIKGGPKPGSSFDYSGPFTEMVVFGNLSIRTGKKLHWDNIKGKVTNDKKAAELISKEYRKGWELPC, from the coding sequence ATGAGTGACTCACGGCTTTCCCGGCGCGCATTTCTTGCCGCCACCACGACCACGGCCGCCCTGGCGATGAGCGATTACGCCTCGGCCAAACCCAACACGGCCCGGGTCGTCCCCAAGAAGTTTTCGCCCAACGACAAGCTGAACATCGCGGCGATCGGTTCGGGCGGCAAGGGCCTGAGCGACATCATGGGCTGCCATGCGCTGGGCGAGAACATCGTGGCGCTGTGCGATGTGGACTGGGAGCGCGCGGGCGAGGCGTTCTACAAGCTGCCGAATGCGAAGCAGCATAAAGATTTCCGGAAGATGCTGGAGGAGATGCCGGAGATTGACGCGGTGACGATCTCCACGCCGGACCACACCCACGCGCCGGCGGCCTACCTGGCCATGAACCTCGGCAAGCACGTCTACGTGCAGAAGCCCCTGACGCACACGGTGGCGGAAGCGCGCCTGCTGACCAACGTGGCGAAGGAAACGGGCGTCATCACGCAGATGGGCAACCAGGGCAACTCGGGCAACGGCGTGCGCGAACTGTGCGAGATGGTCTGGTCGGGTGCCATTGGCGATGTGACCAAGGTCCACACCTGGAGCAACCGCCCGATCTGGCCCCAGGGTATTGCCGCACCGCTGCCGGGCGAGCCCGTGCCCGCCACGATGGACTGGGACCTGTGGATCGGCCCGGCGCCGACGCGCGCCTACAACGCCAAGTACGCGCCCTTCAACTGGCGCGGCTGGTGGGACTTCGGCTGCGGCGCCCTGGGCGACATGGCCTGTCACATCATGGATCCCTGCTACCGCGCGCTTAAGCTGAACGAAGCCGAGTATTTCACCGTGGAATCCATCCAGGACGGCATGACGGATCAATGCCCGCCCCTGTCTTCGGTGGTGAAGTACAGCTTCCCCGCGCGCGCGGGCATGCCGCCGGTGGAGATTCTCTGGTACGACGGCAAGATCATGCCGCCGCGCCCGGAAGGCATCAAGGACGACGTGAAGCTGGGCGACGGCAGCAATGGCTCCACGTTCTACGGCACCAGCGGCATCATGACGACGGGCACCTACGGCGGCGAGTCGCGCCTTATTCCAGACGACAAGATGGCGGCGTACACCAAGCCCGAAGCCACCATTCCCCGTGTGGAGAATGAGGATCACTACAAGAATTGGATCGACGGCATCAAGGGCGGTCCGAAGCCCGGATCGAGCTTCGACTACTCCGGCCCCTTCACGGAAATGGTCGTCTTCGGCAATCTGTCCATCCGCACCGGCAAGAAGCTGCACTGGGACAACATCAAGGGCAAAGTCACCAACGACAAGAAAGCGGCGGAGCTCATCAGCAAGGAATACCGCAAGGGCTGGGAACTGCCCTGCTGA